Part of the Aquamicrobium lusatiense genome is shown below.
AAGGTCGGCACCTATGCCGAGGCCGGTTTCCCGAACTACGTCGATTCCAACGGCGACGGCTATCCCGACAGCGTCGATGTCTCGCGCCGCCTGTTCCTGGCCGCCAACAACGGCCCGGACCACTACGAAACCTTCCGTCCGAAGCTCGACGGTCCGTTCGTTCCGGCCATTCAGGACGAGAACAAGAAGTACATCGCCAACGAAGCCTACAAGGATGTTCCCGGCGCGGTGTTCGTGGAAGGCAACATTCCGCGTGACGGCGACACCGGCGTGCACGCCGTTGACGACGTGGTGCTGCAGGCCACCGGCCCCGGCTCCGAGAACTTCAAAGGCTACATGGAGCAGAGCGACGTCTACCGCGTTCTGGCCGACGTTCTGGCCCTTGGAGCCGCACAGAAGAAGTAATTGCGGAAACAACAGAGAGCAGGCCCGGATCGTCTCCGGGCCTGCACCCGTTCAGTCAAGGAGGCTGCGATGATCTACACCGCCCCGGATCGCCGGCAGGCGCTCGCCATGATCGGTGCCGCCGCGCTCTGCCTTTCGGCAAGGCCGGCCCGTTCGGCACCGAGCCCGATTTCCTTCAATGAACTCTATGGCAAGGTCAGCGTGCTGGGCCTGACCTTTTCCGACAAAGTGAAGGCTCTGGAAGGCAAGCCGGTCGCCATGCGCGGCTTCATGGCGCCGCCCCTGAAGGCGGAAGCCAATTTCTTCGTGCTCACCGAAATTCCCATGGCGCTGTGTCCGTTTTGCTCGTCCGATGCGGACTGGCCGGACGACATCATCGTCGTCTATCTGGACCGGGCGCAGACCTTCGAGCAGGCAAATGCCACCATCGAGGTCTCCGGCAAGCTCGAAGTCGGCTCGTGGACCGATCCGGATACGGGTTTCGTCAGCCTGCTGCGCATCGTCAACGCCGATTTCCGAAGGGTTTAGAGTGATGCAGGCTCTGTCAATCGAAGGGCTTCAGGTCCGTTATCCGGGACTTCCCGTGCCAGCGCTCGATTTGGCCGGGTTGCGGCTGGAAGCCGGGGAAATGGTTGCTCTGGCGGGGCCTTCGGGGTCGGGCAAGACCACCTTCATCAACATCGTGACGGGCATGGAGCGGGCAGGAGCCGGCCGCGTGGTCTGGAACGACGAGGATATAGCCGCGCTGCCGGAAGGCGGGCGCGATCGCTGGCGGGCCCGCAATGTCGGCCTCGTCATGCAGGATTTCCATCTGTTCCCCGGCCTTTCGGCCGAGGCCAATGTGCTCTTGCCGCAGCGCCTGTCGCACCTGCGCCTGCCAGACGGAATGCAGGCGCGGGCCCGCGACCTGCTGGCGCGGGTCGGTATCCAGCGCCCCGATCAGTTCGTCGGCACGATGTCGCGCGGCCAGATGCAGCGCGTGGCTGTGGCGCGCGCTCTGGTCGGCCGTCCGGGCGTGATCGTGGCGGATGAGCCGACCGCGAGCCTCGACGCGGAAGCCGGCGCATCCGTCGCCAGCCTGCTGGTCGATTTGGCCGAAGAGGCGGGCTCCACGCTGATCGTGGCGAGCCATGACGAGCGGCTGATCGGCCGCATGAGCCGCACGCTGCGGCTCGAAAACGGCCGTCTGGCTGCATGAGGATCTGATACCGGATGTTTCATTTCATTCTTGCCGACCTGCGCCGCAACTGGATCGGTGCGCTCATTCTCGCCTTGCTGATCGCGCTGGCGACGGCGCTCGGCGTGTCCGTTACCTTGCAGGAGCGCGCATTGCGGCTTGGCAGTGCCCGCGCCGCCGCGGCCTTCGATCTGGTCGTCGGCGCGGCCGGTTCGGAAACCCAGCTTATCCTGTCGTCCATCTTTCTCCAGCCAGCACCGCTGCAACTGCTGCCGCCGGCGACATTGTCGGCCCTGCGCGCCGATCCGCGCGTTGAAAACGCCATCCCGGTGGGTTTCGGCGACTTTGTGGGCGGCTATCCCATCGTCGGCACCACCGGCGATGCCGTTGCCATGCTGGGCGGACTGGCCGGGGGCGAGGGCTTCAGCCATCTGGGCGACGCCATCGTCGGCTCCCAGGTGACGCGGGATATAGGCGACAGCTTCCACCCCTTCCATGGCAGCGTGGGTGAGGCGGGCGAGGTGCATGCGCATGTGGAATACCGCGTCGTCGGCCGCATGGCGCCAACCGGCACGCCGTGGGACCGGGCCATACTGGTGCCGATCCAGTCCGTGTGGGCCGCACATGCCGACCACGATCACGAGGCGGAGACGGCAGGGCTGGCCGCCGTAGCTCACGTTCCGCACGATCACGGGCACGACCACGGGCCGGGCTTCGCGGGCGATCCGGTTGACGAGGCCGCGTTGCTGAGCGCCGACAATCCGGGCGTGCCCGCCATTCTGGTCAAGCCGAAGAGCATTGCCGATGCCTACAATCTGCGCCAGCAATACCGCACCGAAACGACGCTCGCCGTCTTTCCCGGTGAGGTGCTGACCCGGCTTTACGGAACGCTCGGCGATGCCCGCCGCGTGCTCGGCTTCGTGGCCATGGGCGCGCAGGGGCTTGTCGGTGCCGCCATTCTCATGGTGGTGGCGGTTCACGTTCTCCAGCGCCGGCGCCAGATCGGCGCCTTGCGGGCCTTCGGCGCGCCGCGGCCTGTGGTGATGGGTATGGTCTGGCTGGAGGTCTTCATGCTCGTCGCGGCAGGCGTCATTGCCGGCTTCGCGATCGGCTATGCAATCGTGCGGGCAATCTCCTCGCATCTGGCCAAAAGCAGCGGTGTCGCCATGCCGGTCGAATTCCAGACGGCTGATCTGTGGACGCTGGCCGGCCTGTTGCTTGCCTGTGCGATTGCAACTTTGCTGCCCGCGCTGATCGCCTATCGCCAGAGCCCGGCGCAGGCATTGCGCGCCTAGCAAGAGTATTGCCAGTAAAGCAAATCACGATATAAACATTTCTTTATGTGATATTGACATCGTTTGTCGAAACGCCGAGATTGAAGGCGTCGTGGTTCTTCGGGGCGGACTTTTGCCCCGAAGCTAAGAGGGAAGCCGGTGCCTTCCATGGGAAAGCCGGCGCTGCCCCCGCAACTGTAGACGGATAGCCTTGCGTCCATTCAGGTCACTGGGGTGAAAGCCCTGGGAAGACGGACGCAGGCGATGACCCGTGAGCCAGGAGACCTGCCATGACGAAAACACGTCCACGGGCGGGGTGTCCCGGAGGCCATGATATGCCCGTATCGTGCGGGTGTTGACGGCTGCCTTGCGCATCCGCCCCAACCATCGGGGTTTATGGAATGGCCAAATCGAAAGTTTCCGTCGCAACGCTCGGCGTGCCGCGCATCGGCCGCCGCCGCGAACTGAAGTTCGCACTTGAAAACTACTGGTCGGGCAAGGACAGCGCCGAGGCGCTGCTCGAGACGGCCAGACGTCTGCGCGCAGACAACTGGCGCCTTCAGGCCGAAAAGGGCGTCACGCGCATTCCGTCCAATGATTTCTCGCTCTACGACCATGTGCTCGACACGGCCGTCATGGTCGGCGCGATCCCTCAGCGCTATGGCTGGACCGGCGGCGAGGTGCCGCTCGACACCTATTTCGCCATGGCGCGCGGCAGTGAGGGGGATGCCGGCTGCGGTCATCCCGGCCATGTCCATTCCACCTCGGCGCTGGAGATGACCAAGTGGTTCGACACCAACTATCATTACATGGTGCCCGAGCTGGCGCCTGATCAGGAATTCGTGCTGGCCACCACCAAGCCGGTCGATCATTTTCTTGAGGCAAAGGCGCTCGGCATCCACACGCGCCCGGTCGTGCTCGGGCCGGTGACCTTCCTCCGGCTTGCCAAGTCCGGCGGCGAGGAGTTCGATCTGCTCTCGCTGCTGCCCAAGCTTCTGCCGGTCTATACCGACCTGCTGAACCGCCTGCACGCGGCCGGCGCGGACTGGGTGCAGATCGATGAGCCCTGTCTGGTTCTCGATCTCGAAGCCGGCGAACGCGCCGCCCTCGAAACCGCCTACAATCATTTCGCCACGGAGGTCCCCGCGCTCAGCCTGATGCTCGCCACCTATTTCGGCGCGCTTGGCGACAATCGCGACCTCGCCGCTTCGCTTCCCGTGTCGGGACTTCATGTCGATCTGGCCCGCGCGCCGGAGCAGATTGAGGCCGTTGCGGCAAAACTGTCCTCCAACACAGTGCTGTCACTCGGGGTGATCGATGGCCGCAATGTCTGGCGAGCCGATCTCAATGCCATACTGGACTATCTGAAGCCGGTGGTGGAGGCGCGTCCGCTCGATCGTATCGAGATCGCGTCATCCTGCTCGCTGCTGCATGTTCCGGTCGATCTGGAGCTTGAAACGGCGCTCGACGCGGAGCTGAAATCCTGGCTCGCCTTCGCCACGCAGAAGCTCGACGAACTGGTCGTGCTGGGGCATGCGGTGTCGGAGGGCCGCGCCGGGGTTGCGGATGCCCTGCAGGCATCGGCCGACGCCATTACCTCGCGCCGTAAATCTCCGCGCGTGCACGACAGGAAGGTGGGCGACAGGCTTGCTGCCGTCACCGGGGCCATGGAACGCCGCAAGAGCACGTTCGCCGAACGGCGTGAAAAGCAGTCCGGCAAGCTCGATCTGCCGAAATTCCCCACCACCACCATCGGCTCGTTTCCGCAGACGGCCGAGGTGCGCAAGGCACGCGCCGCCCACGTCAGGGGCGAACTGAGTGCTGCCGACTACGAAGCCTTCCTGCGCAGGGAGACGGAAACCGCGATCCGCTGGCAGGAGGAGATCGGTCTCGACGTGCTGGTCCATGGCGAGTTCGAGCGCAACGACATGGTGCAGTATTTCGGCGAGCAGCTTGCCGGTTTCGCCTTCACGCAGGCCGGCTGGGTGCAGAGCTACGGCTCCCGCTATGTCCGTCCGCCCATCATCTACGGCGATGTCTCGCGCCCCGAACCGATGACGGTGCGCTGGTGGCAATATGCGCAGTCGCTGACCGACAGGCCGGTCAAGGGCATGCTCACCGGCCCGGTGACCATTCTCAACTGGTCGTTCGTGCGCGACGACATTCCGCGCTCGCAAAGCTGCCGCCAGATCGCTCTGGCGATCCGCGACGAGGTGGTCGACCTTGAAAAGGCAGGCGCGGTCATGATCCAGATCGACGAGGCAGCGCTGCGCGAAGGCCTGCCGCTGCGCAGGGCGGACTGGAAGACCTATCTCGACTGGGCGGTCGGCAGCTTCCGGCTGGCATCGACGGGCGTGGAGGATGCGACCCAGATCCACACCCATATGTGCTACTCGGAGTTCAACGACATCATCGATGCTATCGCGGCGATGGATGCCGACGTGATCTCCATCGAGACCTCGCGCTCGCGCATGGAGCTGCTCGATGCCTTCCGCAATTACAAATATCCGAACGAGATCGGGCCGGGCGTGTATGACATTCACTCCCCGCGCGTTCCGCATACGGGAGAGATGACGGACCTGCTCAAACTGGCGCGCAAGCGCCTGTCCGACAGCCAGATCTGGATCAACCCCGACTGCGGCCTCAAGACCCGCAAATGGGAAGAGGTGAAGCCGGCGCTGGTCAACATGGTGGCGGCGGCGCGCGAATTGCGGGCGCTGGCAAGCTGATGAGATCGTCGTGCGTTCACTCGGACGCACAAAGGACGATCTGAATTATCGATGCTGTGGAGGCCCGCCGCCGGACTTGCCGGCTGCGGGCGCGTATTCTCAGACCCGGCCCACTGTCATCGGGCCGGCTACTTCAGAGTTGTCAGGCTTCGATTTCCAGCTCGCCCAGCGGCCTTGAACAACAGGCGAGGATATAGCCTTCGGCGATTTCGTCATCGAGGATGCCACCATTGTGGTTCATCTCAACCTGGCCGGAAATCTTCCTCACCTTGCAGGTGCCGCACAGACCGAACTCGCAGGCGGCTGAAATGCGCACGCCGCTGGCGCGTGCCGCCTGCAGGACGGTCTGGCCGGGCAGGCATTCGCCGTCTACCTCCGACAGGCTGAAGTGCACCGGCACAACCTCCTGAACCGGGGCCGCCTGCTCGGCGGCTTCCGTCTGCGCCTCGGCGAAAGGCGGGGATACGGGCTCCACCGGCGGCGCGCCGAAGCTTTCCTGATGATAGAAGGCCATGTCGAAACCGGCCTGCTGCAGCATGTCGCGCACGGCACGCATATAGGGTTCCGGCCCGCAGCAGAATATCTCGCGCTCATGGAAGTCGGGTGCGAGCAGTGGCAGGCGCACCGCATCCACGCGTCCCATATGGCCGGACCAGCCTTCGCGCGGAGAGCGCTCCTCCACGATGAAGGCCAGCGACAGGCCGGGCATCCGCGAATTCAGCAGTTCCAGCTCCTTGCGGAAGATGATGTCTTCCGGCCGCCTGGCGCAGTTGACGAAGGTGACGTCGGTGCCCGGCGCGCAGTCGCTGAACCAGCGCAGCATCGACATCATCGGCGTGATGCCCGATCCCGCCGACAGGAACAGATATTTGGCGCCCGGATGGGTGTGATGCGAAAAATCGCCGCCCGGCCCATAGGCCTTGAGGCGCGCGCCGACGCCAAGATTGTCGAACATCCAGCGCGTGCCGATGCTGTCCGCCTGGGCCTTGACCGTGACCGAGATGGAAAACGGCCGCGACGGCGACGACGACAGCGTGTAGGTGCGCATGATCGGCTCGTCGGATACCGGCAGTTCGAGGGTGATGAACTGACCCGGCATGTAGCGGAACCATGTCTGCGCATCCGAGCGGAAGGTGAAGGTCTTCACCTCCGGCGCCTCGTCCGTGATGCCGATCACCTCCAGAACCTGAAGGCGATCGTTCCACGGCGCCATCTCATCGAGATGGCGGTAGAGGCCGGGATCGGTCATGACGTTCACCGTCTCCTCCTTCGTCAGGCGACGTTCTTCAGGCGCGTTTTTCCGTCACCTGCCAGCCTCGGTTCGAGGAAATCCGCATACCACTGCACGAACTGGATGGTCCCGCCCTCATGAAGTTCCGAATAGGGGCCGGGCTCATAGGAGGGCGAGCGGATGCCGAAGGCGTTTTCCTCGACGATGCGGCGGTCCTGCTCGTTGGTTTCCATCCAGACATGGGCGAGTTCATGCGGGTCGTAATCGACGCCTTCGACCGCATCCTTGTGCACCAGCCATTTGGTGGTGAGCATGGTTTCCTCCGGCCCGAGTGGAAGCACGCGGAAGGTCACGGCATGGTCGATCAGGACATGGTTCCACGTTGTGGGGTAGTGATAGAGCATCAGGCTGCCGATGCGGTCGGCATTGACCTGATCCGACAGATTGCGCTTCACCGCGGCCTTGCCGTTCATCGTGTAGCTGACGGAATCGCGCAGGAGCGGCGTGCGCGTGGCGCGATACTGGCCGTCCGGGCTGATGCGGAAATGGGACGGCAGACCGGCGGCTTCGCACTTGGCCCAGTGGGCTATCATCTCGGGATCGCTCTCGACATCGTTGACGCCGGTGACATTCGGAGCCTCCGGAAAGGTCTTGCAGAGCTCCGGATGGTTGCTGGCGCAGTGATAGCACTCGCGGTTGTTTTCCCAGACCAGCTTCCAGTTGCCTTTCTCCACCGTCGTCGTCTCGAAAGCGACCTTGGCTTCGGTGAGGCGGTGCGGATTGAAATAGGGGGCCATCATGGCGCGGAATGGCGCGAAATCGGCCGGCTGGTCGGCCAGGCAGATGAAGATGTAGCCCCCGGTCGCCTCGCAGGCGACAGGCTTCAGCGAATAGGAGCTGGGGTCGAAATCATCGGCCATCTGGCGCGCGAACAGAAGCTTGCCGTCGAGATCATAGGTCCACTGGTGGTAGGGGCAAACCAGACGCGCCTGCGTGCCTTTCGCCGTGGTGCAGACACGGCTGCCGCGATGGCGGCAGGAGTTGTGGAACGCCTGGATTTTCCCCTCGCGATCGCGCACGATCACCACCGGATAGTCGCCGATCTGCACGGTAAAGAAGCTGCCAGGCTTTGGCAGCTCGCAATCATGGCCGATGAACAGCCAGTCGCGATACCAGATCAGCTCCAGATCCAGCTTGTAGAAATCGGGGTCGGTGTAGAAGGGCTGCTCCAGCGCATGACCCGGCTTGCGGGTGCGGATGAGCTCAAGCATTCTCGTACGGGCGTCCATGTCCTGTCCTCGCCAAAGGACTGAACTTGGTGGTGATTTGGGAATGAACGGCCCCGCGAGGGGTCACCCGCCATTCGCTCCCTGACCGCCCACCGCGATCAGTCGAAACCACTGTGCCGGGGCGCGTGCCTGTTTCGGACGAAGGCGGAAACAGGCAGATGCCTTGGGCTACAGCGATCTAAACATCATTCGCAGGTGCGGGGGACATGTGAAAACGACATCGCCTCGTCGCAGGACGACAGGCGATGTCGCGTGATTACGCCGTCGTTCGGGCTTAATCCCAGGCGAGCGCGCCGCCGTTCTGATATTCGATGACGCGGGTCTCGAAGAAGTTCTTTTCCTTCTTCAGATCCATCGCCTCGCTCATCCACGGGAACGGATTTTCGGTTTCCGCGAACACCGGGGCAAGGCCGATCTGGGCGCAGCGGCGGTTGGCGATGAAGTGCATGTACTGCTCGCACAGCGCCGCATTGAGGCCGAGGAAGCCGCGCGGCATCGTATCGCGGCCATAGGCGGCTTCCAGTTCGGCGGCGTCCGAAATCATGCCGCGCACCTCATCCTGGAACTCCTTCGTCCACAGATGCGGGTTTTCCAGCTTGATCTGGTTGATGACGTCGATGCCGAAGTTCAGATGGATCGATTCGTCGCGCAGGATGTACTGATACTGCTCGGCGATGCCCACCATCTTGTTGCGGCGGCCAAGCGACAGGATCTGCGCGAAGCCGGTGTAGAACCACATGCCCTCGAAGATGACGTAGAAGGCGACGAGATCGCGCAGGAACGACTGGTCGGCTTCCGGCGTGCCGGTCTTGAAGTCGGGGTTGTCGAGGTTCTGGGTGTGCTTGAGCGCCCACGCCGCCTTGTCGGTGATCGACGGCACCTCGCGGTACATGTTGAACAGCTCGCCCTCGTCGAGCGCGAGGCTTTCCACTATGTACTGGAAGGTGTGGGTGTGGATCGCCTCCTCGAAGGCCTGACGCAGCAGATACTGGCGGCATTCGGGGTTGGTGAGGTGACGGTAGATGGCCAGCACGATGTTGTTGGCGACCAGCGATTCGGAGGCGGCGAAGAAGCCGAGATTGCGCTTGAGCATGCGCCGCTCGTCTTCGGTCAGCCCGTCCTTCGACTTCCAGAGCGCGATGTCGGCCTGCATGGAGACCTCGGTCGGCATCCAGTGGTTGTTGCAGCCGGCGAGATACTTTTCCCACGCCCAGCGATATTTCAGCGGCAGAAGCTGGTTCACGTCGGCGCGCGCATTGATCATGCGCTTTTCATCGACGGTGACGCGCGCCGCACCACGCTCGATCTCGCCAAGCCCGGTGGCGTCGCCGGCAGGCGCATCCTTGCCCGGAAGCGGGATGGAAGGGTTGTTTTTGGGTTCGGACCAGTCGAGCATCTTATTTCTCCGGAAAGGCTTGGCGCACCCCATTCCTGACGCTTCAGGTGTCGGCATAGGCCGGTCGGGATCGCATGAATGGTGAGGCACAGGATGGGGTCACATCACCCCATCCCGTCCTGTCGGCTTTGTCCTCCCCGACCGGGGAGGGCAGGGGCCTGCTTACTGGCAGGCTTCGCAGTCGGGATCGTCGATGGCACAGGCCTTGCCCCATGCCGCACTTGGGTCGACCACGATGGGCGTCGCGGCTTCCGCTGCAGCCATGCTGGCCGGCGAAACGGCGTTGAGCTTGCCGTCGGTGCCCTTGAGCGTCGACTTCTCGACATGGGTGGCCGAGCGCGAACGCAGGTAATAGGTGGTCTTGAGGCCCTTCTTCCATGCGAAGCGGTAAAGCTCGTCCAGCTTCTTGCCGCTCGGATTGGCGATGTAGAGGTTGAGCGACTGGGCCTGGTCGATCCACTTCTGGCGGCGCGAGGCAGCCTCGATCAGCCACGAGGAATCGATCTCGAAGGCGGTTGCGTAGAGCGCCTTGAGGTCGTCGGGGATGCGGTCGATCTGGCCCACCGATCCGTCGAAATACTTCATGTCGGAGACCATCACCTCGTCCCACAGGCCGCGCGCCTTGAGGTCGTGGACGAGCTGTGCGTTCACCACGGTGAAGTCGCCGGACATGTTCGATTTGACGAACAGGTTCTGGTAGGCCGGCTCGATCGACTGCGCCACGCCGCAGATGTTGGAGATCGTCGCCGTCGGCGCGATCGCCATGGTGTTGGAGTTGCGCATGCCGGTTTCCTTCACCCGCTCGCGCAGGCTCGCCCAGTCGAGGGTGAAGGTGGAATCCATGTCCACGCCGGGGCGCGCTTCTTCCAGCAGCCTGATGGAGTCGATCGGCAGGATGCCCTTCGACCACAGCGATCCCTCGAAGCTCGGATAGCGGCCGCGCTCGGCGGCGAGATCCACCGAAGCGGAGATGGCGTGGTAGCTGATCGCTTCCATCGAGCGGTCGGCGAATTCGACAGCCCCTTCCGAAGCATAGGGAATGCGCATCGCCTGCAACGCGTCCTGGAAGCCCATCAGGCCAAGGCCGACCGGGCGGTGGCGCAGGTTCGAGGCGCGCGCTTCGGGGATGGTGTAGAAGTTGATGTCGATAACGTTGTCGAGCATGCGCATCGCCGTGCCCACGGTCCGGGCGAGGCGGTCGAGGTCGAGACCCTGCTCGGACACATGATTGGCAAGGTTGATCGAACCCAGATTGCACACGGCAACCTCGTCCTTCGACGTGTTGAGGGTAATTTCCGTGCACAGGTTGGAGGAGTGCACCACACCGACATGGCCCTGCGGCGAACGGATGTTGCACGGATCCTTGAACGTGACCCACGGATGCCCGGTCTCGAACAGCATGGTCAGCATCTTGCGCCACAGGTCGAGCGCGCGAATCTTGCGCCAGACCCGCAGTTCGCCGGCCGCGGCCCTGGCCTCATAGGCTTCATAGGCGTTACGGAAGGCCGTGCCGTAAAGGTCGTGCAGGTCCGGAACCTCGTCGGGCGAGAACAGCGTCCACTCGCCGTCGGCCTCGACGCGCTCCATGAACAGGTCCGGCACCCAGTTGGCCGTGTTCATGTCATGGGTGCGGCGGCGGTCGTCGCCGGTATTCTTGCGCAGGTCGAGGAATTCCTCGATGTCGACATGCCATGTTTCCAGATAGGCGCAGACCGCGCCCTTGCGCTTGCCGCCCTGATTGACGGCGATGGCGGTGTCGTTGGCCACCTTCAGGAACGGCACCACGCCCTGGCTCTCGCCGTTGGTGCCCTTGATGTGGGCGCCGAGGCCACGCACCGGCGTCCAGTCATTGCCGAGGCCGCCGGAATATTTGGCGAGCAGCGCATTGTCCTTCACGCCCTTGAAGATGGCGTCGAGGTCGTCGCCGATGGTGGTCAGGAAGCAGGACGAAAGCTGCGGCCTGAGCGTACCCGAGTTGAACAGGGTCGGCGTCGAGCACATGAAGTCGAAGGACGACAACAGGTTGTAGAACTCGATGGCGCGCGCCTCGCGGTCGATCTCACGGGCGGCGAGGCCCATGGCGACGCGCATGAAGAACGCCTGCGGCAGTTCGAAGCGCTTGCCCCTGGTGTGCAGGAAATAGCGGTCGTAAAGCGTTTGCAGGCCCAGATACTGGAAGTTCAGGTCGCGTTCGGCCTTGAGGGCGGCGCCGATGCGCTTGAGGTCGAAACGCCCGAGTTCGGGATCGATCAGGTCGGCCTCGATGCCGGTGCGGATGAATTCCGGGAAATAGGTCGCATAGCGCTCGGCCATGTCGGCCTGCGTGGCCTGCTCGGAGCGGCCGGTGACGAAGCTCAGCGCCTCGCGGCGAAGCCGGTCGAGCAGCAGGCGGGCGGAAACGAAGCTGTAGTTGGGCTCGGTCTCGACCAGCGTGCGCGCGGCAAGGATCGGCGCCAGCGACAGTTCGTCCTCGGTGATGCCGTCATAGAGATTGCGCAGCGCCTCGTTGAGGATCGGCTGCGGGGAGACAGCCTCCAGCCCTTCGCAGGCTTCCTCGACGATGCGGCGGAAACGGGCTTCGTCCAGCGCAACCTTTTCGCCGGTGGCGCGGGTGACGTGGAGCGACGGCGCGGCGGATTCAGGAGCGGCGGCTTTGGCGGCCGCACGCTCGCGGGCGCGCTCTTCGCGATAGAGCACATAGGCGCGGGCGACCTTGTGGTGCTCCGAGCGCATCAGCGCCAGTTCCACCTGATCCTGCACGTCTTCAATGTGGAAGGTGCGGCCTTCGCCGATGCGGCGGGTGAGGTTGCCCACGACCTGCTCGGTCAGGTCCTTGACCACGTCGTGCACGCGGCGCGAGCCGGCCGCCACCGAGCCTTCGACAGCCAGGAACGCCTTGGTCAGCGCAACGGTGATCTTGGTCGGATCGAAGGGCGTGACCGATCCGTTGCGACGGATGATGCGGTAGCCGGGCTCCGTCGGGGTCCGGGCTTCGTTTTCGATGGAAGGTGGAACCGCATCGGTCCCGTTCGTCTGGAGTGCAGTGGTCGCCGGCATCTTATCCCCGTGGCGCTGTGGACGGGGGAACTGACGGCAACGCATGCCCGATGGCGTGGCTCAGGCCACGTGGGCAAGCGCACCTCCGGGACACCCCGCCCGAGTTTCGTGCAGTATCACGGCAGGTCTCCTGGCTCACGGCTCATCGTCGCTGTCCGGCCTTCCCGGTGCCTGAAACGCACCAGTGACACGAAAAGGGACAACGACTCACCGTTTACAGTTGCGGGGGCAGCGTCGGATTTCCTCGCAAGGGCACCGACTTCCCTCTTAGCCCTCCAGATCCATATTGGCGCTGAAAGGAACCATGATGGCTACATTTAGTATCAGGAGCCGTTCTGGTGTCAACAGGTTGATTTTGAATTTGATGGATGAATTTATCTTATGCCCACAATCCAAAGGCTGCCTGTGCAC
Proteins encoded:
- a CDS encoding ABC transporter ATP-binding protein, with the translated sequence MQALSIEGLQVRYPGLPVPALDLAGLRLEAGEMVALAGPSGSGKTTFINIVTGMERAGAGRVVWNDEDIAALPEGGRDRWRARNVGLVMQDFHLFPGLSAEANVLLPQRLSHLRLPDGMQARARDLLARVGIQRPDQFVGTMSRGQMQRVAVARALVGRPGVIVADEPTASLDAEAGASVASLLVDLAEEAGSTLIVASHDERLIGRMSRTLRLENGRLAA
- a CDS encoding ABC transporter permease, with translation MFHFILADLRRNWIGALILALLIALATALGVSVTLQERALRLGSARAAAAFDLVVGAAGSETQLILSSIFLQPAPLQLLPPATLSALRADPRVENAIPVGFGDFVGGYPIVGTTGDAVAMLGGLAGGEGFSHLGDAIVGSQVTRDIGDSFHPFHGSVGEAGEVHAHVEYRVVGRMAPTGTPWDRAILVPIQSVWAAHADHDHEAETAGLAAVAHVPHDHGHDHGPGFAGDPVDEAALLSADNPGVPAILVKPKSIADAYNLRQQYRTETTLAVFPGEVLTRLYGTLGDARRVLGFVAMGAQGLVGAAILMVVAVHVLQRRRQIGALRAFGAPRPVVMGMVWLEVFMLVAAGVIAGFAIGYAIVRAISSHLAKSSGVAMPVEFQTADLWTLAGLLLACAIATLLPALIAYRQSPAQALRA
- the metE gene encoding 5-methyltetrahydropteroyltriglutamate--homocysteine S-methyltransferase — its product is MAKSKVSVATLGVPRIGRRRELKFALENYWSGKDSAEALLETARRLRADNWRLQAEKGVTRIPSNDFSLYDHVLDTAVMVGAIPQRYGWTGGEVPLDTYFAMARGSEGDAGCGHPGHVHSTSALEMTKWFDTNYHYMVPELAPDQEFVLATTKPVDHFLEAKALGIHTRPVVLGPVTFLRLAKSGGEEFDLLSLLPKLLPVYTDLLNRLHAAGADWVQIDEPCLVLDLEAGERAALETAYNHFATEVPALSLMLATYFGALGDNRDLAASLPVSGLHVDLARAPEQIEAVAAKLSSNTVLSLGVIDGRNVWRADLNAILDYLKPVVEARPLDRIEIASSCSLLHVPVDLELETALDAELKSWLAFATQKLDELVVLGHAVSEGRAGVADALQASADAITSRRKSPRVHDRKVGDRLAAVTGAMERRKSTFAERREKQSGKLDLPKFPTTTIGSFPQTAEVRKARAAHVRGELSAADYEAFLRRETETAIRWQEEIGLDVLVHGEFERNDMVQYFGEQLAGFAFTQAGWVQSYGSRYVRPPIIYGDVSRPEPMTVRWWQYAQSLTDRPVKGMLTGPVTILNWSFVRDDIPRSQSCRQIALAIRDEVVDLEKAGAVMIQIDEAALREGLPLRRADWKTYLDWAVGSFRLASTGVEDATQIHTHMCYSEFNDIIDAIAAMDADVISIETSRSRMELLDAFRNYKYPNEIGPGVYDIHSPRVPHTGEMTDLLKLARKRLSDSQIWINPDCGLKTRKWEEVKPALVNMVAAARELRALAS
- a CDS encoding hybrid-cluster NAD(P)-dependent oxidoreductase, whose product is MTDPGLYRHLDEMAPWNDRLQVLEVIGITDEAPEVKTFTFRSDAQTWFRYMPGQFITLELPVSDEPIMRTYTLSSSPSRPFSISVTVKAQADSIGTRWMFDNLGVGARLKAYGPGGDFSHHTHPGAKYLFLSAGSGITPMMSMLRWFSDCAPGTDVTFVNCARRPEDIIFRKELELLNSRMPGLSLAFIVEERSPREGWSGHMGRVDAVRLPLLAPDFHEREIFCCGPEPYMRAVRDMLQQAGFDMAFYHQESFGAPPVEPVSPPFAEAQTEAAEQAAPVQEVVPVHFSLSEVDGECLPGQTVLQAARASGVRISAACEFGLCGTCKVRKISGQVEMNHNGGILDDEIAEGYILACCSRPLGELEIEA
- a CDS encoding aromatic ring-hydroxylating oxygenase subunit alpha translates to MDARTRMLELIRTRKPGHALEQPFYTDPDFYKLDLELIWYRDWLFIGHDCELPKPGSFFTVQIGDYPVVIVRDREGKIQAFHNSCRHRGSRVCTTAKGTQARLVCPYHQWTYDLDGKLLFARQMADDFDPSSYSLKPVACEATGGYIFICLADQPADFAPFRAMMAPYFNPHRLTEAKVAFETTTVEKGNWKLVWENNRECYHCASNHPELCKTFPEAPNVTGVNDVESDPEMIAHWAKCEAAGLPSHFRISPDGQYRATRTPLLRDSVSYTMNGKAAVKRNLSDQVNADRIGSLMLYHYPTTWNHVLIDHAVTFRVLPLGPEETMLTTKWLVHKDAVEGVDYDPHELAHVWMETNEQDRRIVEENAFGIRSPSYEPGPYSELHEGGTIQFVQWYADFLEPRLAGDGKTRLKNVA
- a CDS encoding ribonucleotide-diphosphate reductase subunit beta, whose protein sequence is MLDWSEPKNNPSIPLPGKDAPAGDATGLGEIERGAARVTVDEKRMINARADVNQLLPLKYRWAWEKYLAGCNNHWMPTEVSMQADIALWKSKDGLTEDERRMLKRNLGFFAASESLVANNIVLAIYRHLTNPECRQYLLRQAFEEAIHTHTFQYIVESLALDEGELFNMYREVPSITDKAAWALKHTQNLDNPDFKTGTPEADQSFLRDLVAFYVIFEGMWFYTGFAQILSLGRRNKMVGIAEQYQYILRDESIHLNFGIDVINQIKLENPHLWTKEFQDEVRGMISDAAELEAAYGRDTMPRGFLGLNAALCEQYMHFIANRRCAQIGLAPVFAETENPFPWMSEAMDLKKEKNFFETRVIEYQNGGALAWD